One Rosa chinensis cultivar Old Blush chromosome 3, RchiOBHm-V2, whole genome shotgun sequence DNA window includes the following coding sequences:
- the LOC112193167 gene encoding ubiquitin-related modifier 1 homolog 2, with protein sequence MQLTVEFGGGLELLCNSVKIHNVNVELQKAAEKLTMKDLLAWIRTNLIKERPEMFMKGDSVRPGVLALVNDCDWELTGQLDTTLEEKDVVVFISTLHGG encoded by the exons ATGCAGCTGACCGTAGAATTCGG TGGAGGATTAGAGCTTCTTTGTAACTCTGTCAAGATTCATAATGTCAATGTAGAACTGCAAAAGGCAGCAGAAAAG TTAACCATGAAAGATTTACTGGCTTGGATTCGTACTAATTTGATCAAGGAGAGGCCTGAAATGTTTATGAAAGGAGATTCTGT GAGACCTGGTGTTCTAGCccttgtgaatgattgtgatTGGGAGCTGACTGGTCAACTTGATACAACACTAGAGGAGAAGGATGTGGTTGTTTTCATTTCAACCTTGCACGGCGGATAG
- the LOC112193166 gene encoding uncharacterized protein LOC112193166 — protein MATASATVSPAMFTTTTTVAKSMRKPSNNVHYISGVNSFSGLKAHNSVATLGLPQCTHQSFAKIVSSLRTPSQNKGRGGGALSSTCNAVGEIFKIAAIMNGLTLVGVAVGFVLLRIEASVEEADE, from the coding sequence ATGGCAACAGCCTCAGCAACAGTCTCACCAGCAATGTTCACCACCACTACCACAGTGGCCAAGTCTATGAGGAAACCATCGAACAATGTGCATTACATTTCAGGAGTCAATTCCTTTTCTGGACTCAAAGCTCACAATAGTGTGGCCActcttggtcttcctcagtGTACTCATCAATCCTTTGCTAAGATTGTGAGCTCCTTAAGAACTCCATCGCAGAACAAGGGCAGAGGTGGAGGTGCACTATCATCTACCTGCAATGCAGTTGGTGAGATTTTCAAGATTGCAGCAATCATGAATGGACTCACTCTTGTTGGAGTTGCAGTTGGATTTGTACTTCTCCGAATCGAAGCATCTGTGGAGGAGGCAGATGAGTGA
- the LOC112192056 gene encoding proline-rich receptor-like protein kinase PERK3 translates to MEQIQFNPPGLLNKVLMKQLLLLCCVISVAHANVPYDLHKAPSVSSTSAPLAAPPMPNLPLPARLQHFVPRGAPMAFSPAPLNGPLITAANPPTTSQLSKPPKSSGLAPPLAGFKSIAPQSIAGSIPPGLDKPPISPSSSNCCKQNMVLRRGSRGCNCVYPIKLDILLLNVSTNPNWKLFLDDFAKQLGLEVSQIELINFYVLNYARLNISMDITPHSGVSFSASDASAINSSLVMHKVNLDPSLVGNYKLLNITWFKPPPPSQAPVATSPLETPPKPSPALTSTSASNKGKHSNWIHIIGIGAGILFLAIISVLILCLCIFRKEKIKASPAETAPEKQRTVDTVLPVGSLPHPSSTRFLAYEELKQATNNFESASILGEGGFGRVFKGVLSDGTAVAIKRLTNGGQQGDKEFLVEVEMLSRLHHRNLVKLIGYYSSRDSSQNLLCYELVPNGSLEAWLHGPLGVNCRLDWDTRMKIALDAARGLAYLHEDSQPCVIHRDFKASNILLENDFHAKVADFGLAKQAPEGRANYLSTRVMGTFGYVAPEYAMTGHLLVKSDVYSYGVVLLELLTGRRPVDMSQPSGQENLVTWARPILRDKDRLEELADPSLGAKYPMEDFVRVCTIAAACVAPEASQRPTMGEVVQSLKMVQRITEYQDSALTSSTARPNHRSSTTFESDVSSSMFSSGPYSGLSAFDNDNISRTAFFSEDLHEGR, encoded by the exons ATGGAGCAGATCCAGTTCAATCCtccag GGCTACTGAACAAGGTGCTGATGAAACAGTTGCTTTTGCTTTGTTGTGTGATATCTGTCGCTCATGCCAATGTACCCTATGATTTACACAAAGCGCCCTCAGTATCTTCGACAAGTGCACCTTTGGCAGCACCTCCTATGCCAAATCTTCCTTTGCCAGCCAGGTTGCAACATTTCGTGCCGCGTGGTGCTCCCATGGCATTTTCACCTGCTCCTCTAAATGGCCCCTTGATAACTGCTGCTAATCCACCGACAACTTCTCAATTGTCAAAGCCACCAAAGAGCAGTGGCTTAGCACCTCCTCTTGCTGGCTTTAAGAGTATTGCTCCTCAGTCTATTGCTGGTTCAATTCCTCCTGGTTTAGATAAGCCACCAATCTCTCCATCCAGTTCCA aCTGTTGCAAACAGAATATGGTACTGAGACGAGGAAGTCGGGGTTGCAATTGTGTTTATCCCATAAAGCTTGACATTCTCCTGTTAAATGTTTCAACAAATCCTAATTGGAAGCTCTTTCTTGACGACTTTGCTAAGCAGCTTGGTCTGGAAGTTTCTCAAATAGAGCTGATTAACTTTTATGTACTCAACTATGCAAGATTAAATATTTCAATGGATATTACTCCACATTCAGGGGTCAGTTTCTCTGCCAGTGATGCATCTGCAATAAACTCTTCTCTTGTCATGCACAAGGTTAATTTAGACCCTTCATTAGTGGGTAATTACAAACTCCTCAATATCACTTGGTTTAAGCCTCCACCTCCTTCTCAAG cTCCTGTTGCGACATCACCATTGGAAACCCCACCAAAACCATCACCAGCTCTTACATCCACAAGTGCTTCAAATAAAGGGAAACATTCAAATTGGATTCATATTATTGGTATTGGTGCTGGCATACTGTTCCTTGCCATTATATCTGTGCTTATACTTTGTTTATGCATATTCCGTAAAGAGAAGATTAAAGCATCTCCTGCAGAAACAG CACCAGAGAAACAGAGGACTGTTGACACAGTTCTACCAGTAGGATCTCTACCCCACCCTAGCAGCACTCGGTTTCTGGCATATGAAGAACTTAAACAAGCAACGAACAACTTTGAATCTGCAAGTATACTTGGAGAGGGTGGGTTTGGCAGGGTTTTCAAGGGTGTTTTAAGTGATGGTACAGCTGTAGCAATTAAAAGACTTACTAATGGAGGGCAACAGGGTGACAAGGAGTTCTTGGTGGAGGTTGAGATGCTTAGCAGGCTGCATCATCGTAATCTTGTGAAGCTTATCGGTTACTATAGCAGTCGTGACTCCTCACAAAACTTACTTTGCTATGAGCTTGTGCCAAATGGAAGCTTGGAGGCTTGGCTCCATG GTCCCCTGGGAGTGAATTGTCGTTTGGATTGGGACACCAGAATGAAGATTGCACTTGATGCTGCCAGAGGACTTGCTTACCTGCACGAGGACTCACAACCTTGTGTTATTCACAGAGATTTTAAAGCATCCAATATATTGCTGGAGAATGATTTTCATGCCAAAGTTGCTGATTTTGGCCTGGCTAAACAGGCACCTGAAGGCAGAGCAAATTACCTTTCTACTCGGGTGATGGGGACATTTGG GTATGTTGCTCCAGAGTACGCCATGACTGGACACCTACTAGTTAAAAGTGATGTTTACAGCTATGGGGTCGTCCTTCTCGAATTACTTACTGGAAGAAGGCCTGTAGATATGTCGCAGCCATCTGGGCAGGAGAATCTTGTCACTTGG GCAAGGCCAATTCTTAGAGACAAGGATCGGCTGGAAGAGCTTGCTGATCCTAGTCTTGGAGCAAAGTACCCAATGGAAGATTTTGTAAGAGTTTGCACCATTGCAGCAGCTTGTGTTGCTCCTGAGGCAAGCCAACGCCCCACAATGGGTGAAGTGGTACAGTCACTGAAGATGGTTCAAAGGATCACTGAATATCAGGATTCTGCGTTAACCTCTTCCACCGCCAGACCCAATCATAGGTCATCAACTACCTTTGAGTCTGATGTATCATCCTCGATGTTCTCTTCTGGTCCATACTCTGGTCTAAGTGCGTTTGATAATGACAACATCTCCCGGACAGCATTTTTTTCTGAAGATCTTCATGAAGGACGATGA
- the LOC112192057 gene encoding uncharacterized protein LOC112192057 isoform X1: MENVVFYQTDCETLWSQIKCKEKQIQLKRSRWLLGLPLSESEHNLFQSPDLERDSLPESLLREDDLFYETAKSSVQAAFGACNVEAGKQDNILMLDRRSISTALSSPCLDDLTTKGLHLIATTLAAGSVKFENTRCEMKKFIRESLQKKFRSQNNHDDELGIFKQLSQHLSDPQNFRDKVVTVLSRSQSQRLAVRKVLDGLEGLPSETLFAMSRKLKGVQHLPQLHQKKNTLYKKTLIDQLRKTCDTMLSELGTGDELQESLAKAMAVAGLSVKLQPGLHNSTVTEFRRFSKEVKLHPGLHNSTVTEFRRFSQEMKILQDDIARAIWLVEKKVSLLELEKLKTILGRDAEVSNRSLRYAIKKMLTEYLFECGDMDTIPKSLLEALDIINMSRNKLHRLFLKDEIEEEVECILNVSAQAKQIVWDMFPDHELDLDFAEAYVEEMEDEDDDDDDDDEDDGDDRSSNDDNNHNHGSPQEQGISGSDRSHSDDSHYEDESTGETMFSNQGTSHDFNGIRRGFPGTSTERHEPEHDTGMDTDDPLHVEPDDVHKQTTCNQYLAIQEVSDKTSMIAHDLVGHMLEEFAQKDGLDLDWDDTLYLKGDCATREDSGVVEERQTLSQENRGGSVIVSVIEDLIPSFPKSGIEALRNLVGK, from the exons ATGGAAAACGTTGTGTTCTACCAAACGGATTGCGAGACCCTTTGGTCTCAGATTAAATGCAAAGAGAAGCAGATTCAACTCAAACGGAG CAGGTGGTTGTTGGGTCTTCCTCTTTCTGAATCTGAGCACAACCTGTTTCAAAGTCCTGACCTTGAACGAGATTCATTGCCGGAATCTTTGCTCAGGGAAGATGAT CTGTTCTATGAGACTGCAAAGTCTTCTGTTCAAGCAGCCTTTGGAGCATGCAATGTTGAAGCAGGGAAGCAAGATAATATTCTAATGCTCGACAGAAGAAGTATATCCACAGCCTTGTCATCGCCATGTCTTGATGATTTGACTACTAAGGGGCTTCACCTTATAGCTACCACACTTGCAGCAGGTTCAGTCAAGTTTGAGAACACTCGTTGCGAGATGAAGAAGTTTATCAGAGAATCTCtgcaaaaaaaatttagaagcCAAAATAATCATGACGATGAGTTGGGCATTTTTAAGCAACTATCTCAACATCTTAGTGACCCACAAAATTTCCGAGATAAGGTTGTTACAGTTCTTTCCAGATCACAGTCTCAACGTCTTGCTGTTAGAAAGGTACTGGATGGACTTGAGGGCTTGCCTTCTGAGACCCTATTTGCAATGAGCAGAAAGCTTAAAGGAGTACAACATTTACCTCAGTTAcatcaaaagaaaaatacattgTACAAAAAGACTTTGATTGATCAATTGCGGAAAACTTGTGACACGATGCTTTCCGAACTTGGTACAGGAGATGAACTGCAGGAATCACTAGCCAAAGCCATGGCAGTAGCAGGCCTATCAGTGAAGTTACAACCAGGTCTCCATAATTCGACTGTAACAGAATTTCGCCGATTTTCAAAAGAGGTGAAGTTACATCCAGGTCTCCATAATTCGACTGTAACAGAATTTCGCCGATTTTCACAAGAGATGAAGATACTGCAGGATGATATTGCAAGGGCTATTTGGCTAGTTGAAAAAAAGGTTAGCTTGCTAGAGCTCGAAAAGTTGAAGACTATATTAGGCCGAGATGCTGAAGTATCAAACAGGAGCTTACGATATGCAATTAAGAAAATGCTAACTGAATATCTCTTCGAGTGTGGTGATATGGATACAATTCCGAAGTCATTATTGGAAGCTCTTGATATTATCAACATGTCACGAAACAAGCTGCATAGACTCTTCTTAAAGGATGAAATTGAAGAAGAGGTGGAATGTATATTGAATGTGAGTGCTCAGGCAAAGCAGATTGTATGGGATATGTTCCCTGACCATGAGTTAGATCTAGACTTTGCTGAGGCATATGTTGAGGAAAtggaggatgaagatgatgatgatgatgacgatgaCGAGGATGATGGTGATGATAGGTCTAGCAATGATGATAACAACCATAATCATGGTTCGCCACAGGAACAAGGAATATCTGGAAGTGACAGATCTCACTCTGATGATTCACATTATGAGGATGAAAGCACTGGGGAAACAATGTTCTCCAATCAAGGAACTTCTCATGATTTCAATGGTATTAGACGAGGGTTTCCTGGGACTTCTACTGAGAGACATGAACCTGAACATGACACTGGAATGGATACAGATGACCCTTTGCATGTCGAGCCAGATGATGTGCATAAACAAACCACTTGTAACCAATACCTTGCAATTCAAGAAGTGTCTGATAAGACAAGCATGATAGCCCATGATCTTGTTGGTCATATGTTGGAGGAGTTTGCACAGAAAGATGGCTTGGATTTGGACTGGGATGATACATTATATCTGAAAGGTGATTGTGCAACTCGAGAAGATTCAGGAG TGGTAGAAGAAAGGCAGACATTGTCTCAGGAGAACAGAGGCGGTTCTGTAATTGTTAGTGTAATTGAGGATCTAATACCTTCATTTCCAAAGAG TGGAATCGAAGCATTAAGGAACTTGGTGGGCAAATAA
- the LOC112192057 gene encoding uncharacterized protein LOC112192057 isoform X2 — protein MENVVFYQTDCETLWSQIKCKEKQIQLKRRWLLGLPLSESEHNLFQSPDLERDSLPESLLREDDLFYETAKSSVQAAFGACNVEAGKQDNILMLDRRSISTALSSPCLDDLTTKGLHLIATTLAAGSVKFENTRCEMKKFIRESLQKKFRSQNNHDDELGIFKQLSQHLSDPQNFRDKVVTVLSRSQSQRLAVRKVLDGLEGLPSETLFAMSRKLKGVQHLPQLHQKKNTLYKKTLIDQLRKTCDTMLSELGTGDELQESLAKAMAVAGLSVKLQPGLHNSTVTEFRRFSKEVKLHPGLHNSTVTEFRRFSQEMKILQDDIARAIWLVEKKVSLLELEKLKTILGRDAEVSNRSLRYAIKKMLTEYLFECGDMDTIPKSLLEALDIINMSRNKLHRLFLKDEIEEEVECILNVSAQAKQIVWDMFPDHELDLDFAEAYVEEMEDEDDDDDDDDEDDGDDRSSNDDNNHNHGSPQEQGISGSDRSHSDDSHYEDESTGETMFSNQGTSHDFNGIRRGFPGTSTERHEPEHDTGMDTDDPLHVEPDDVHKQTTCNQYLAIQEVSDKTSMIAHDLVGHMLEEFAQKDGLDLDWDDTLYLKGDCATREDSGVVEERQTLSQENRGGSVIVSVIEDLIPSFPKSGIEALRNLVGK, from the exons ATGGAAAACGTTGTGTTCTACCAAACGGATTGCGAGACCCTTTGGTCTCAGATTAAATGCAAAGAGAAGCAGATTCAACTCAAACGGAG GTGGTTGTTGGGTCTTCCTCTTTCTGAATCTGAGCACAACCTGTTTCAAAGTCCTGACCTTGAACGAGATTCATTGCCGGAATCTTTGCTCAGGGAAGATGAT CTGTTCTATGAGACTGCAAAGTCTTCTGTTCAAGCAGCCTTTGGAGCATGCAATGTTGAAGCAGGGAAGCAAGATAATATTCTAATGCTCGACAGAAGAAGTATATCCACAGCCTTGTCATCGCCATGTCTTGATGATTTGACTACTAAGGGGCTTCACCTTATAGCTACCACACTTGCAGCAGGTTCAGTCAAGTTTGAGAACACTCGTTGCGAGATGAAGAAGTTTATCAGAGAATCTCtgcaaaaaaaatttagaagcCAAAATAATCATGACGATGAGTTGGGCATTTTTAAGCAACTATCTCAACATCTTAGTGACCCACAAAATTTCCGAGATAAGGTTGTTACAGTTCTTTCCAGATCACAGTCTCAACGTCTTGCTGTTAGAAAGGTACTGGATGGACTTGAGGGCTTGCCTTCTGAGACCCTATTTGCAATGAGCAGAAAGCTTAAAGGAGTACAACATTTACCTCAGTTAcatcaaaagaaaaatacattgTACAAAAAGACTTTGATTGATCAATTGCGGAAAACTTGTGACACGATGCTTTCCGAACTTGGTACAGGAGATGAACTGCAGGAATCACTAGCCAAAGCCATGGCAGTAGCAGGCCTATCAGTGAAGTTACAACCAGGTCTCCATAATTCGACTGTAACAGAATTTCGCCGATTTTCAAAAGAGGTGAAGTTACATCCAGGTCTCCATAATTCGACTGTAACAGAATTTCGCCGATTTTCACAAGAGATGAAGATACTGCAGGATGATATTGCAAGGGCTATTTGGCTAGTTGAAAAAAAGGTTAGCTTGCTAGAGCTCGAAAAGTTGAAGACTATATTAGGCCGAGATGCTGAAGTATCAAACAGGAGCTTACGATATGCAATTAAGAAAATGCTAACTGAATATCTCTTCGAGTGTGGTGATATGGATACAATTCCGAAGTCATTATTGGAAGCTCTTGATATTATCAACATGTCACGAAACAAGCTGCATAGACTCTTCTTAAAGGATGAAATTGAAGAAGAGGTGGAATGTATATTGAATGTGAGTGCTCAGGCAAAGCAGATTGTATGGGATATGTTCCCTGACCATGAGTTAGATCTAGACTTTGCTGAGGCATATGTTGAGGAAAtggaggatgaagatgatgatgatgatgacgatgaCGAGGATGATGGTGATGATAGGTCTAGCAATGATGATAACAACCATAATCATGGTTCGCCACAGGAACAAGGAATATCTGGAAGTGACAGATCTCACTCTGATGATTCACATTATGAGGATGAAAGCACTGGGGAAACAATGTTCTCCAATCAAGGAACTTCTCATGATTTCAATGGTATTAGACGAGGGTTTCCTGGGACTTCTACTGAGAGACATGAACCTGAACATGACACTGGAATGGATACAGATGACCCTTTGCATGTCGAGCCAGATGATGTGCATAAACAAACCACTTGTAACCAATACCTTGCAATTCAAGAAGTGTCTGATAAGACAAGCATGATAGCCCATGATCTTGTTGGTCATATGTTGGAGGAGTTTGCACAGAAAGATGGCTTGGATTTGGACTGGGATGATACATTATATCTGAAAGGTGATTGTGCAACTCGAGAAGATTCAGGAG TGGTAGAAGAAAGGCAGACATTGTCTCAGGAGAACAGAGGCGGTTCTGTAATTGTTAGTGTAATTGAGGATCTAATACCTTCATTTCCAAAGAG TGGAATCGAAGCATTAAGGAACTTGGTGGGCAAATAA